One Malania oleifera isolate guangnan ecotype guangnan chromosome 10, ASM2987363v1, whole genome shotgun sequence genomic region harbors:
- the LOC131166203 gene encoding uncharacterized protein PB18E9.04c-like has product MATGKQSGGGRPTPASQANYPNQTDTEMSTYDWIQEEGAYTLLFSPPPGFKKEHLTVTPECVLKIKGWRPTGPNKWTFFNKEFPIPKDCIIEEITAKFERGIVSVSMPKTIITTTVTTTTTTATASTINTIAEAISSKVVAQAPQSDTSPSPQSPGNASTINTTAQAISSEAAAKAPQLGTSPSPQSRGADTGRINPMPQRDGGRATPASRANDPNQANTEMSTSEWIEEEGAYTLLLYPPHGFMKEHLTVSAEGVLKIKGQCSIGPNQGISFNRDFPIPKDCIIKEITSKFEGGKVYVSMPMTTTTTTTTTTITVTTGTTTNTNTNAELITGGEDKTKEMNNLGATKTTNTITQSITGGEDKTKEMNNSSATRTTNTIAQPMTSDEDKAKEMNISGAARTTNTIAQPIIGGEDKTKEMNNSDAIRTTNTIAQPIIGGEDNTKEMKNSGATKTTNTIAQPITGGEDKTKEMNNSSASKITNTIAQPITSGEDKTKEMNNSNATKIANTIAQSITVGEDKVREMNNSNSTKITNTIAQRIAGGEDKTKEMNNLDATKITNTIAQRIAGGEDKTKEMNNLDATKGRDTRDATTTGRAYSLALSLFDVHGRDDRQPLVNMGVAMLVAAAVGAFLTYCSTSSGRARN; this is encoded by the exons ATGGCTACCGGAAAACAAAGCGGCGGTGGTAGACCAACTCCGGCATCACAAGCTAATTACCCGAATCAAACCGATACGGAAATGTCCACCTATGACTGGATACAAGAAGAAGGAGCTTATACCCTTCTCTTTTCTCCTCCTCCTG GGTTTAAGAAGGAGCACTTAACGGTCACGCCTGAGTGTGTCCTCAAGATTAAGGGATGGCGCCCTACTGGCCCAAACAAATGGACCTTTTTCAACAAGGAATTCCCAATTCCAAAGGACTGCATCATAGAAGAAATTACTGCCAAGTTTGAGAGAGGAATAGtttctgtttcaatgcccaagACTATTATTACAACCACCGTCACCACCACCACTACCACCGCTACTGCATCTACTATTAATACTATTGCTGAAGCCATTAGCTCCAAAGTTGTAGCCCAAGCACCCCAGTCAGACACATCTCCAAGCCCCCAGTCCCCTGGTAATGCATCTACTATTAATACTACTGCTCAAGCAATTAGCTCCGAAGCTGCAGCCAAAGCACCCCAGTTAGGAACATCTCCAAGTCCCCAATCCCGTGGAGCTGACACAGGCCGTATTAATCCAATGCCACAACGCGACGGTGGTAGAGCAACTCCGGCATCACGAGCTAATGACCCGAATCAAGCCAATACGGAAATGTCCACCTCTGAATGGATAGAAGAAGAAGGCGCTTATACTCTTCTTCTTTATCCTCCTCATG GGTTTATGAAGGAGCACTTAACGGTCAGTGCTGAGGGTGTCCTCAAGATTAAGGGACAGTGCTCTATTGGCCCAAACCAAGGAATCTCTTTCAACAGGGACTTTCCAATTCCAAAGGACTGCATCATAAAAGAAATCACTTCAAAGTTTGAGGGAGGAAAAGTCTATGTTTCAATGCCCATGACTACTACtactaccaccaccaccaccaccatcaccgTTACTACGGGTACTACTACTAATACGAATACTAATGCTGAACTCATTACTGGTGGTGAAGATAAAACCAAGGAAATGAATAATTTGGGCGCCACAAAGACTACTAATACTATTACTCAATCCATTACCGGTGGTGAAGATAAAACCAAGGAGATGAATAATTCGAGCGCCACAAGGACTACTAATACTATTGCTCAACCCATGACCAGTGATGAAGATAAAGCCAAGGAGATGAATATTTCGGGCGCCGCAAGGACTACTAATACTATTGCTCAACCCATTATCGGTGGTGAAGATAAAACCAAGGAGATGAATAATTCTGATGCCATAAGGACTACTAATACTATTGCTCAACCCATTATCGGTGGTGAAGATAATACCAAGGAGATGAAAAATTCGGGCGCAACAAAGACTACTAATACTATTGCTCAACCCATTACTGGTGGTGAAGATAAAACTAAGGAGATGAATAATTCGAGCGCCTCAAAGATTACTAATACTATTGCTCAACCCATAACTAGCGGTGAAGATAAAACGAAGGAGATGAATAATTCGAACGCCACCAAGATTGCTAATACCATTGCTCAATCCATTACTGTTGGTGAAGATAAAGTCAGGGAGATGAATAATTCGAACTCCACAAAGATTACTAATACTATTGCTCAACGCATTGCTGGTGGTGAAGATAAAACCAAGGAGATGAATAATCTGGACGCCACAAAGATTACTAATACTATTGCTCAACGCATTGCTGGTGGTGAAGATAAAACCAAGGAGATGAATAATCTGGACGCCACAAAGGGAAGAGACACAAGAGATGCAACAACTACTGGCAGAGCTTATTCCCTCGCTTTGAGCTTGTTTGATGTCCATGGAAGAGATGATAGGCAGCCGTTGGTGAACATGGGTGTGGCTATGCTAGTAGCAGCAGCTGTTGGTGCTTTCCTCACCTATTGTTCTACGTCCTCTGGAAGAGCCAGAAACTAG